The Archocentrus centrarchus isolate MPI-CPG fArcCen1 chromosome 5, fArcCen1, whole genome shotgun sequence genome contains the following window.
acagcccatcaaaaaagtcaatcagacccatgccctattttgcatgctggagccgtgaccacacccccaaatattccattgcgtctatgccgagagcaaaagataccttttcctataaaagaattcaactttctagagacccatcacgatcacaaaacctccgagtgcggcacgggtcgacaagcgccacaggtcgacgcgcgcggagtgcgagggcccgatatcaccgcttgcggttttaatttaagtatttaaatttttaataccGTGCTCGTATTGGTGTGTCTTTTATATTGTTCTGTCCTATGTCTGTGCTTGTTGCTGTGATTGATgtgttgtacagcactttggccagccttgttgttgtttttaaggtgctttatgaataaattggtatggtatggtatactAAACTCGTACCTGGAGCTGAACAGCAGCATCTGAACCTTCAAAGATTCTGCGGGCCAGACCCTTGTTTTGTGTGCTCATCACATCCAGGAAGGCATAATCCACATCATTTCCAAATCCAAGACAGTACAGAGACATGTTTCCTCCAATGGCTGTACGCACATTCTGCTGGATCTTTCCAGTGTTGCTCTCCCCTTAAGACGCATACATGCAACCCACAAAAGTAAAAATGCTGAATGCAGTGTACACTGACCAAACATACTCTTTCCTACAGGATGTGTGAGCTCTTCATGCTTACCAGTATTTGGCATTCCATCAGTCAGTAAAATAATCATATCTACACTTCTCTCTGGCAGCCGgttcatctgtctgtctttgaCCAGCATGTTTACGCTGGTCATCACTGCATCATTGATATTAGTAGCTAAAAGGGAAACACAGGTCaggttttaaaatgctttttttaattggtaagaaaaaataatatttgttaaaaaagctGCTgccacttgtttgtgtttttatttttaacctccTCGGGGTCCTAATCTTCTAATGTAATCCATGGCTTCAGTTATGTTTTCCTTTGTTGCTTTGCTAAGTGATTCCTTCCAGGTTTCAACCCAAGAATGAAACAGGATAATTCCAAAGTGGTCTTCTTCATGCACTTGTTGAAGAATGGCCAGCATAGCTTCTCGTGTCTACAAAGAGTCAGACGgtgaaatgtgtgcatgtgatcTATTAGAAACATATCAACAGTCTGATCAGCTTCTAACCTGTTCAATCTTTCTTCCCATCATTGATGTACTTATATCAATAACAAACACCACATTCTTTGGGACTTTGGGTAAGTCGGGAGGAGCAAAGAAGTGCACAAAGTAGCCATTTAcaatctgaaaaaaaacaaaacaacaaaaggaaGCAGTAAGCATAAagaacagtgtaaaaaaaacctTTTGGATCTTATTGAGTACAAGAAGCTTTCGAGTTGACCTGTATGTCCCCGAGTCTCGTCTCTCGGTTCACATCATAGGTGACAATAAAATCACCATCGATGAGTGTTCCATCACAACCTGGAcacttcctctgctgctccataGTTGGTGAGAAAGAGATATGCGCCTGACAAGTGGATAATACATGCACAATTATATTCCCCTTTGAGATTCAATCTTGGAATATACTGCAGTGTAATAATCAGAGAAAACGATCAATAATCAGAGTCTGCAATAATCAAAGACAGTTTATTGCAGACAATCATCAGTTTTATTCAGGTACCTTTTTGTCTGTGACAGTTTTCTCCATCAGAGGGAGCAGCTCGTTTGAGAGGAAGGTCGCATGGGCATCAACATAAGAAATGCCCTGAGGCTCATAAATGTTTGTCTTAATCTGTTTCCACAAagataaacacagagacaggagaTCATTTCTGAAGTGAGGCATTCATTTGGCATCATTTGGGAAATATAAGGGGGCGGGGGGGCAATCAAACATGGATTCACCTGAAAATCCTGAACCAGTGTTTTGGGTTTGACTCGGGTCAAAATCTCATATCGGCCCAGTTTCCTCTGAAGGAGCTCCTCGTATGTCAGGACAAAAGTCACGTTGCTTTCAGCAGCAATATTGACAGACACTGAAAACTTCTCCATCTTTCTTCCTGAAGCCCTGTAAGAAAGCACAGACACAagtgacagctgctgctgcagtgaattTACATAAACTGGCTTCAGGTTCTGTTCATCTGGATTGACTCACTTGACGAGTCCAGCAGTCTGTCCAGAGGAAACGGCCTTCTCGTACTGTTTCTTggctttctctttctccttcaccTCTCCGACATACACCTGACCCTCGATTTCCCTGCGCAACACAAAGACGAAGAAAGACACGACAGATGTTAAAGGAAGTCAACTGACTGCAATGTAATTAAAAATTCTGCTTTAGAGCACAACTGTGAAATGAAGCATCGTCTTACAAATGCAGTCAGAACAGAGAGATCGAAAACAGCCTCACatgctgaagtttgtgatgAAAGCAGTCTTGGGCAGCTCCACTTCAAAAAAGATTTCCTGGGACGAGTTTGCTTTGTTGAGAGCCTTGGAGGTCATGATGGTGTGGGCGAACCGAGACGTCACAGTGCAGTCCACTGTCACACTGTATACCTCCACCTGAGACGGAGAGACAGGGAggaaaatatggaaagaaagaaacctgTGTAGTACATAAAGGAAAGATTTGCTGCTTTAAAGTCAGACCTGTGTATGAACACTGAAATAGGTTTTTCTGGCTGTAGTTATTGTTCATACTGGCCCATAAAAGATTTGCTTTCAGTGGAAGTGATGAGGGACAAAATCTACATTTTTCCATCTAAAATTTGATGACCACAGAGGCATTGTGATGAGGAGCTTCATCCTCTGTCAGTCACTTCACTGATCCACTACTCTGTGTGCTGGTCTGAGAGGTCAGCCAAGGAATGAAACACTGAGAGCTCTTCAAGGCTTACTAGAGTCAAACACATTGATCTCTTATGACACCCTCAACCTACCTAAGTACATCTTTTGCTTTTGTGCAGCCCCAGTACACCTTTGAAATTACACAGTTTTCAGTTGTATAttaaatttgtgtgtttgtgtgtttattttttctatattcatCTGTTTTTATCTGCTAATCTATATTAAATTTTCTCATGTCAATTATGGGGATATAAATGAATTTGTATGGATTTCTTACCATTGCTTCATTTGTACTTCTtttctgtaaaaacaaacaaacaaaaagaaaagagatgtTATTTCCATATAATAAAAAAGTCTACTTCAcccagcatccatccattttcttccatttatctggggccaggtcgcgggggcagcagcctaagcagtaaagtccagacttccctctccccagccacctccgccagctcatccagagggaccccaaggcattcccaggccagcagagagatataatctctccagccttTCCTGGGTCTGACCCAGGCCCTCCTCCTGATAGAACATGCCCTGAacatctcacccaagaggcgcccaggtgGCATCCTCGTCatatgcccgaaccacctcaactggctcctttcgatgtggaggagcagcagctctatttTTAGCCCCGTccgaatggctgcacttctCACACTATCTctaaaggagaggccagccacccttcagaggaagctcacctctgctgcttgtattcgcaatTTTATTCTtgcggtcactacccaaagctcatgaccataggagagggtagggacatagatcgaccggtaaatcgagtgCTTCGCGTTTACGCTCGGCCCCCCCTTCACCACGACAGgctggtgcagcgtccgcatcactgcagacacagccccgatccgtctgtcaatctcctgttcccttctcccatcaatcgtgaacaagacccagagatacttaTACTCCTCCACCCGGGGCAGCCACTCGTCCCTGAGCTAGAGTGGGCACTCCaaccttttccggctgaggatcatggcctcagactagaggtgctgattctcatgctggaggtcaccacctgatgaagccaacaggaccacatcatcagAGATGACATTCTGAAGCCACTAAGatggaagccttccgccacattGTTaagcctagaaattctgtccataaacatgttgatgaacagaatcggtgacaaagggcagccctgacgaagTCCCatacacacaggaaacaaatccgacttattgccggctatatggaccaagctctcgctgcctcagccaccaaggagttgtttaacctcTTTAAAATGAGTGTACTCTATGTTATGTTGAAATTGAATTTATGTAATTATGATGCAGTACCAAATACTGGAATTTCACAATGAGAAAAAACTAATGAGATGTTTTCACCAAGAAAAAAAGGAGTGTGTATGAATAGTTTGCCAAGTACCTGCAATGATCTGGCAGCTCCTCTTTGTTCCTGAAATGCAAACACAGGATattacaggggaaaaaaatactgaGTCACATGAGGTAGGCCGTAAAAAAAACTTAATGTTGCGCAattgtacaaaaataaataaataggtgcTAAATATGAGTGGGTTTTTTTAACTTATAAGAAAACAGAACTACTTTATGAGTCAACTATAAATCTAAATCTGAATTTGTGcagtataaataaaaagtgcaaaagAATGTAGAAAGTACTAAAATTCAAGAAATATGCTTATttcttataaataaatataaaaaaataattacaaaaaatgcCAGAGATATGAGGCACATATAAAGTATCTGAAGTGAAGTGAGGTGAACACGATTAAAGTTACAATAGTGTGATTTGactttaatatcagaatacaaaaacacaagtgtTTGACGTTACCTGTGTAGCTTCATTGTCCCTGGAGATAACCAGAGCTCCTGAGGCTGAGCAGCTCAGCCAGAGGCAGGCGCAgccccacagcagcagcaggcgaACACCCAACAGTCCAGACATGACCAAACTCTGACTGAACATCGGCTGACTTCAGTGCAGAGAAAACCACTCAGTCCCCTGTGGGAGGGacacgtatgtgtgtgttttcctaaaTTATTGACCAACACTCATGAGTGCAATGTCCAGCAGGCCGTGAGGTACTGAAAAGCTCAAAGAGTGTGTTTCTAGTGTGTGGACGTCTGAGGGCCTGAAATCAAACTGCATTCGTTGTCAAGTGACAACAAAACAGACACCCATGACTTCAAATCAAGTTGAGGACATCGAAAAAGCAGCAGTTAGTTCTTTTCGAGCTTATAAAATAGTTCATAATGCAAACTGGGTATCTctctacctgcctctggcttctgatgggcagagctgcagctttctgccttcatcagtaagtacatttcatgacatagacacaaacacccacgcaatcacaaaacaacaaaattgttggtttgtgtagccatgcttcatttatttagtttttcccACATAAATTTATTTGTCCaagtattatttgttttttttatgttgcttttttcccttctcttACAGGTACAGCAGATAATGAACcagttttggtttatttacttgtgctctgtcccctgttttctattttctcccccCATCAGAATGCTTTGGTAGATGCGAGATGGCGCCTGTGTTTGGCCTTGCCGCTCCTGTCTCTCACTGGTGCAGTCGTACATTGCTGCTAGTCGTTGTTTGCAATGctatttttacaattttttcttATAATGTGTCTGCTGCTCGA
Protein-coding sequences here:
- the LOC115780565 gene encoding inter-alpha-trypsin inhibitor heavy chain H3-like → MFSQSLVMSGLLGVRLLLLWGCACLWLSCSASGALVISRDNEATQEQRGAARSLQKRSTNEAMVEVYSVTVDCTVTSRFAHTIMTSKALNKANSSQEIFFEVELPKTAFITNFSMEIEGQVYVGEVKEKEKAKKQYEKAVSSGQTAGLVKASGRKMEKFSVSVNIAAESNVTFVLTYEELLQRKLGRYEILTRVKPKTLVQDFQIKTNIYEPQGISYVDAHATFLSNELLPLMEKTVTDKKAHISFSPTMEQQRKCPGCDGTLIDGDFIVTYDVNRETRLGDIQIVNGYFVHFFAPPDLPKVPKNVVFVIDISTSMMGRKIEQTREAMLAILQQVHEEDHFGIILFHSWVETWKESLSKATKENITEAMDYIRRLGPRGATNINDAVMTSVNMLVKDRQMNRLPERSVDMIILLTDGMPNTGESNTGKIQQNVRTAIGGNMSLYCLGFGNDVDYAFLDVMSTQNKGLARRIFEGSDAAVQLQGFYEEVASPLLSEVDLRYPDNAVDFLTTNHFSQLFNGTEIVVAGRVMDNNLDNFLVEVFGQGFEEQFIVQGQASTEDWNVIYPDEEYIFGDFTERLWAYLTIQQLLEKSKSGTPDEKANTTAKALEMSLQYSFVTPLTSMVVTKPETEDTPSGPLIADKLTEEQRQKAEKMGYQYAAPQLYPQSYRPAPAYLVDGDPHFIIELPDRGYALCFNINDKPGTIFNLVRDPNSGILVNGEIIGDKKIPPDGKINTYFWRFGIVHQTLGVRLVVSTEDISVFQDGKQVKLLWSDTASLKGPNVDLLVTKDRSLTVTLRDSVKFVILLHKVWKKHPYHRDYLGFYTLDSHLLSHDVHGLLGQFCHGINYEVTDLRPGKVPEKPDATMYVKGQELSVTRGWQRDFRWDVKNGENVPCWFIHNNGTGLIDGNLTDYIVSGLLKSV